From the Cohaesibacter sp. ES.047 genome, the window GCAGATGTGATCCTGCCGGACCAGAACAGATACTCGAGTGCCAGCTTGCTGTCGTCCCAGCCCCACCAGGGACCAGAGCGTGCGCCGCGCTTCTCAAGGTCGGAGACACACACCGGTCCCCTTGCTTCTATCTCGCGAAAGACCCGCTCCACCTCTTTCGGATTTTCCTTTGCGAAGCGCGAGATATTGCCCCAAAGGCCTTCATGACGCGCGGCGCGCTCCATGCGCCATTGCATGGCCGGATAAAGGGAGGCGGGAAGGATCGACGCCTCATGCCCCCAATATTCAAAAAAGGCTTTACGTTTCTTGCTGACCGGGTGGGCCACCATATGAGCGGCCCGGTCAATGAGGCTCCGGTCATAAGCTCCGAGACGCGCAAAAAGGGTCAGGTAATGTGCCCGATCGAGCACATTGACCGAGTCAACCTGCAACAGACCCACATGCTCGAACGTTGCCTCCAGATGCCTGCGGTCATGACGTTTCACGCCGCGCAGTTGCGGCAAAAAGCCCTGTGCCTTGAGAGCGATTCGGCGGGCCTGACGTTGGCTGAGACTCTGAAGTGTCATGAGACCATCGCAAAAACGGATTGAAACGGGCGCGTTTGACAGGAGCCGTGTTGTCAAACTGCAATGAGGTCGATCTGCAAATCAATAAGCGCGAGTCTAGCGTCTGATCGGCAGAAGAAAAGCAATATTTAGGATTGCGACCCTGTGGATTGCCTTTGACCTTACTCGGAAAATGGCTAGTGTGTTTGATCATTGGACGATGAGGGACCGGTGGGCGATGCAACATCATATCGCGCACCGGATCGAACGAAGGAGCAGTCGCAATGTCAATCCTAAAGCGCTGGGTTGTCCCGGGCGTCGTGGCGGTCTGTGCTGTTACAGCCATCACGCTATTCAGCGAAACCGATAAGATCGAGGCGGATCTTACCAAGAGGGCTCAGGCTGTTCTGCAGGATAAAGGCATGGATTGGGCGAACATCTCCTTCTCTGGCCGCGATGGCACCCTTACCGGAATCGAACCAGAGAAAAATGAAGCCAGCTGGGCGATTGAGCTTCTCGATGCCGAGTGGGGCGTTCGAACGGTCAGCAACGAGACCGAAGAACTCAAGACCCAATCTCCTTATTCATGGGGCTTGGTGCGGGATGATGATCAGGTGTCGATCATCGGCTATCTTCCCTATCGCCTGACCCGAACCCTGCCGTCGGAAATGGAAGAAAAGATGCCCGGCGTTTTGGTCCAGACACAGGTCGAGGCGGCGCGCGGTGCCCCCGCCAACATTGAAAATGTCGTTCAATTCACGACGGACCTTCTGTCATCGCTGGACAATGCCAAGGCGTTCCTGCTCGATAACACCCTGACCATCACGGGACAGCTGGAAGACGGAAATCCCGCCGATATTGCCAAATTCAAAGCGGCGCAGGAAAAGATCGCAGCCGCTGACCTGGAAGGCATATCGTTTGACTTCCAGATACCCGAGCCCAAGGCGCCTGAGGACATGGTCAAGCCGGTTGCGACTACAGTCAACGGGCTGGAGATCACGCGCAGTGCAGACGGGGTCCGGATCATGGGGTTGATGCCGAGCCAGGAGATCAAGGACACGGTCATCGATCTTGCCAATCGCAAGTTCGGCACCAGCGTGGTGACGGAAGGGCTTGATGTGCGCGAAGGCGAGAAGATTGCCAATCTGGGCTACGATGACTATCGCAGGTCTTCGGTCGCCATTCTGCAGGCGGTCAGCCGCCTTGAAGAGGGATCCGCCAGCCTGACCGAAAATGGTCTTGATCTGACCGGCGGTGCCTTCTACGGCGGAGCTCTTGAAGACGTGATGCGTGGGTTGCAGGACGCCTTGCCGGCGAGTGTAGCACTCAATACCGATCTGCGCGTTGCCGCTCCGGGAGAGACAGTCGATGCCGAGCAATGCCAGCGCCTGCTCAGATCATCACTCGAGACGAACACCATCCTGTTTGAATCCGGCATGGCAGCCATTTCACCCGACTCCTTCGGCCTGCTCGATACGCTCATCTATACTGCACGCCGCTGCACCGATAATCGCATTCAGATTGAAGGCCACACCGACAGCGACGGCGATGACGCCGCCAATCAGGCCCTGTCCGAACGTCGGGCGGGGGCGGTTGCCGACTATCTCGTCAGTGCAGGCATCACCGCTGATCGTCTCGAAGCCAAGGGTTTTGGCGAAGATCAGCCGGTTGCCAGCAATGACACCCCCGAAGGCAAGGCAAAGAACCGCCGCATTGAATTCGTCATTCTGACACAGTGATACCAAAGGAGTTGAAGACATGGGATTTCTTATCGCGAACCTCTATCCAATGCTCCTTCTGGGGCTGATGCTTGGCGTGGTTATTGGCTGGATCGCCTGTGATCCGGAAGGTAAATAGGGGGACATCATGACAGCATTTTTCTGGCAGGCTCTCGTCCTGATCATCATCGCAGTGCTGATTGGCATGCTCATCGGTTATGTCGTACGCAAGGCAATGCGCGCCAAGCCTGAAGCACGCGAGCCGTCAAAGACAACGGCCTACCAGCTGCAAACCGCTGCCACGCCGACGCCGGGTGTCGCTGTTGGTGCCTCCACCGCAGCGCTTGCTGCAGATCAAGAAGCGGTGGCGGAAGCTTTGGCTGAGGAGACCAAAGAGGCTCTGGTTGCCGAACAGGCAAATCAGGATGAGAAAGCGGACCAGCAGGCGGCGTCTATCAGCGACGAGACGGAAGAGCGCTCTGAAGCCGTGCTCAAGGCCGCAGAGGCTGCCAAGGCGGCTTTGTCCTCTCAGGAAGATGTCGATGAAGACAGTCTGATGGCCCGTGTGGACGCCAGCGCGGATGTGAAGCTCGACGAGATGTCGGAAGGCGCCGAGGTCGACCCTGATGCCGAGGAAGCGCGCATTGCAGCGGCGCTTCTGACCGTGCCCAAGGATGCAACGAGCAAGCAGAAGGCGGACGCCGTTGGCAAAAAACCAAAAGCGCTGAAGAAACCCCGAAAGGGAAATTCCGACGATCTCAAACGCATCAAGGGCGTGGGCAAGGTCATTGAAGGCAAGCTCAACGATCTGGGCATCTTCCACTATGATCAGATTGCAAACTGGAGCCGGGACGAGGTTGCATGGGTGACCACCTTCCTCAGCTTCAAGGGCCGGATTGATCGCGAAAAGTGGATACCGCAGGCCAAGGGGCTTTTGTCGGCAGACGACGCCATTGCAGTCGGCGAACCTGACGCGGCGCAGTTGAATATCGATGGCATTCTCGAACCCAAAGAGGCCGCTGCCTCCAAGGTGGGCGAAGACGAGCGCATAGCCGCTGCAAATGCGGAAGCCCCCGGCGAAAAAGAGCTGGATTCCACAACGCCTGCAGCAAAGCCTAAATCCAAGAAAGCCACCGCCAGCAAAGCGACTGCCAAACCCAAGGCAGAGGCCACCTCCGAGGAGGATGAGGACGCCAAGATTGCAGCCGCCATTGCTGCTTTGCCCAAGGATGCCTCAGCCGAAGACAAGGCCAATGTGGCAGGCAAGAAGCCTCGTACAATGAAACAGGCGCGAAAAGGCGGCGCCGATGACCTTAAACGCATCAAGGGGGTGGGCAAAGTCATCGAGACCAAGCTCAATGATGTGGGCATCTATCACTTTGATCAGATCGCCAAGTGGAATCGCGCGCACATCAACTGGGTGTCCACCTTGCTCAGCTTCAAGGGTCGGATTGATCGAGAAGACTGGATCGAACAGGCCAAGTTGTTGGCAGCAGGGGAGGAAACCGAGTTTTCCAAACGCGTTGACAAGGGCGATGTGGACAGCTCGAAATAGCTCAATCTCCGGATCTGATTGTCAAGAAGACAGCCAAATTTAAGAACATGGCGCGGAGCGATCCGCGCCATTTTTTGCTCCATCGCCACCAAGCGATGTTTCCTAGAAAGCAAGGAGGCCAATATATGGCAGAAACGGCAAGAACCCTCGGTATCGATCATCTCGGGCTGACCGTTGAAGACCTGATGCTCTCACTTTCCTTTTTTACCGATTGTCTTGGCTGGAAGCAGGTCGGTGGCAATCCCGACTATCCATCCGCCTACATCTCCGATGGCACGTCCATGATCACGCTCTGGCAGGCGAAAACCGACAGCCCGACGGGCTTTGATCGCCAGACCAACATCGGCCTTCATCACTTTGCGCTCAAGATGGAAAGCGAAGAAGCGCTCAATGCACTGTTCGAGGATGTGAAAAACTGGCCGGATGTGACGGTGGAATTCGCACCCGAGCTTTCGGGCAAAGGCCCCAAGATCCACTGCATGGTTTATGAGCCGGGCGGCAATCGCCTCGAGCTGAGCTACGTGCCGCGCTAGCACTTTTGGTGCTGCGACAAGCGAGATGGCCGGTGAGTGTTTGTCTCACCGGCCATTGTTGTCTTACTTCAGAACGGCGAGACGGCCATCAAGGCTTGCGCCATTGGCCTCTGTCACCGTCTTCTGGTCACGGATGTAGCCGATGACCTCGTTGCGATAGACAAGACCGGTGTGGTCATAGTCGAGCGCCCGCAAGTCCATGCTGGCGATGTCGCCCTTCACACCGCCGCTGATCGGCTTGCCATTCCATGTCTCGCCGAACGCACCAAGCGCGATATAGGTATTGATCGCCATGGTGAATTCCATGTCGAGCACATCTTCAATCGGCTGACCATTGAGCGTGATATTGACCGCCTTTGCGGATTTGGCATTCTCGCCAAGCTCAATCTCGTAGCGAATGCCTGAGGAGAAATGCAGGAAGCCGCGTGAGACGAAGCCGCTCTTGTCGGTGGCTTCCTCTTCTTCCGGGCGCAACAGGCGCGTGACGTTGTTCTGCAAAAGATCGCGGATCTGGGCGCCGGTCATGGTCGCCACATGGATCGCATCCGCATAGGGCATGACGTCATACCAGTCCTTGAAGGTCAACGGGCCTTTGGCAACACCGGCCGACAGTCCGGTCGCGTTGAACAGGGCAAAGTCCACCTTGCCATTGGGGAAGGTCACCGAGCGGGCAACCACTGCATCATTCATGAAGTTCGCGAGCGCATTCTCGCCGATATAGCGGCTTGCAATGGTCGCATCCTTGTTGAGGGTGCCTGCTTCGACCATGCCGATGGTTTCAGCCAGTTTGACTTCCAGCACTTTGAGGAGGGGTGCGACAACTCCGTCCTTGAATTTGGCATCCCAATCGCCAGCTTGCTGCAGGGAGGTATATGTCTCATCGTCAGATTTGACGCGTACATCGCTTTTCTTGATGCCGTGCAGAGAGACCGAGCTATACCAGTCCTTGCGGCCCTGACCAGCGGCAATCGACATTGCGATGTCGCCAAGGAAGGCTCCGTGGGCCTTGGCCTGCGTGATGAGAACGCCATCCATCAGGTTGGTCTCGTCGATGCCATCGGTGTTGAGCTCGGTGTGGGTATGGCCACCAACGATGACAATCGGCTTGTCTGTGAGCTTGGACGCAATCTTGGCAATGGCGAAATCGCCATCACCGATCTCGCGTTCGGTCGCGGCCTTGCCGGACGTGTGCTTGCCGATGCCGTAGCCGCAGTGGGACAAGATCACCACCACGTCGGAAATGGAGGCAACCGCTGGAAGCACATTCTTGATGGCCTTGATCGGGCGCTCGACCGCAAGCGTCGGGTCTTCAGGCTGGCCAACGCGGGTGTCGATGTTGGTGGTCAGACCGATGAGCCCGACACGCAGGCCCTTGATGTCGGCGACGGCCGCAGCGGTGTAATCCTCATCGCGCTTCATATGGGCCGAGGAATGGACGTTGGCGGACAGGAGCGGGAATTTCGCGTCCACATCCTTGCCCTTTTTCAAAAGCTCTGCGCCACGGTCAAACTCGTGGTTGCCCAGCGCGGCGATATCGACACCGGCGGCGCTATAGGCCCGGTAGCTGGCATCGGCGATGAACTCGTCCGGGCTCCAGCCCATCAACTCGTCAAAGACCGAACCGGTGTGGTCATCGCCAGCAGAGACGAACAGGACGGATTCGTTTTCAGCCGCGCCTGCTTTGGCTTCCTTGACCATTTTGACCATCTGGGCGAGGCGGTGTGTATCGCCCTTCTTGCCATGCAGGTCGGTGATGTGGTTGTGCATGTCGTTGAAATGCAGAACGCGCAGGACGCGGCGTTCGCCTTCATCAAGAACCGCAGCGGGAACCGCGCTTCCGTCTTCAGCGACAATGGCTTTGATCGGAGAGGCAAGCGGATCCCCCTTGAGAAGGAACAGCTTGTCGATGGTGCCAAGCGGGTTCGGCGTTGCGGGGACAAGTGCCAATTCGCCAACGGATGGTTTGGCCTCGGCGCGGAAGGTCAGAAACGGGGAAAGTCCGGCGGTCGCTGCAATGGCAGCGCCACCGAGCAGAAGGCCGCGGCGGCTCAGGCCTGAGGCGGCATCTTTGTGGGAAGCAGTCATCTCAATGTCTTTCAACTGATTTGGGAATCGCCAAAAAGGAATGATGACGCGACCTTCATCATCACCGTATTTCGAATGCACGACAGCAAGATAAACTTTTGATGACAACGCACCCAAAAGGCCTCGTTGGCGGATGAGACTGGCTTCATGCACAAACACCCGCCCCAATGGATGAGGCGGGTGCTTGATGGTGTACAGGCTGACGTTTGGAGCAGAATCCGTCGCGCGGTATCAGCTCGACTGCTTGGCGAGGAGGTCGCGGATTTCGGTCAAAAGAGCAACGTCTGCCGGAGGCGGCGCGGCGGGTTCTTCGACTTTTTCTTCTTCCTGCGCCTTCTTCGTGCGTTCCTCGGCTTCGGAGCGAATCCTGTTCACCATCCTGACCATCAGGAATATGATCCAGGCAAGGATAAGGAAATTGATGAAGACCGTGAAGAAGTTGCCATAGGCGAACACCGCGCCCTGTTCCTTGGCGGCATCAAGGGTTGTCGCGGTGACGGTATTGGATAGCGGAATGAAATAATTGGAAAAATCGAGACCGCCAAAGATCATGCCGACAATCGGCATGATAATATCAGCCGTCAATGATTTGACGATCAGGCCGAAGGCGCCGCCAATGATGACGCCAACCGCCAGATCCATGACATTGCCCTTGGCAATGAATTCTTTGAATTCTTGGATCATCCACATCTCCTCAAGGGGCGGTGCTTTTCCCCATACGCCTTTTGAAGGCTGGATCGCAGTTTCTCAAAATGCACGTGGCGGCCCGACCTTCAGGCACGCAGCGTCCACGCGAAAACCCTACGTCAAGACCGCAGGGTTCACAATCTGTAATTGAGCAAAATGACTGACAGTCGGAAATGAGCGTGAGAGGTGACCCGGTGGCCTGATCAACGATGCGCCGCGCGCCGCAGCCGGTCGTTGATCGCTTCCCCAAGGCCCTCATTGGGGATGGGAGCAACGGCAATGCCGCTGACATCGTCCCGGTCCAAAGTCCGAAGGCCAGCGAAGAGCTTTTGCGCGGCTTCAAAACTGTCGCCGGCGGGAGACAGGTTGAGGATCACAGCGGCATGCGCCGAGCCTTCCGGCAAATCAGGACCGAAGGCGAGCAGCGCTTCTCCCGCGTTGATATGCGTGGCATTGAGCCGAACCGGCACCGAGGGTGCATAGTGTGAACTGAGCATGCCGGGGGAGCTCGGCGCCTGATCATCTGTTCCGGCCTTGATCAGAGGCGCCCCGAGAGCCGCTTCAAGAGCTTCGGTCGCAATGCCTCCGGGCCTGAGAAGCGTGACCGGGTGATCGCCAGAACAAAGCACGACGCTCGATTCAACGCCCACCCGGCAAGGACCAAGGTCAGCAATCAAATCCACCCGTCCGTTGAGTTCTTCGGCCACATGGCTGGCAGTGGTCGGGCTGACCCGTCCGGAGCGGTTGGCTGAGGGAGCCGCCAACGGCTTGTCGAGCCGATAGGCAAGGGCGCGCATCAAGGGCGCATCCGGCACGCGCAGAGCCACTGTTTCGAGACCCGCAGACGTCAGATCGGCGATCGGACTTGCCGGGGCGCGCGGAACGACCAGCGTCAAGGGGCCGGGCCAGAAGGCCTTGGCGAGCCGCAAGGCGGCCTCGTTGAACTGGCCGTGGGCCTTGGCGGCCTCAAGGCTCGGTAAATGGGAGATCAGCGGATTGAAACTCGGTCTGTCCTTGGCCGCAAAGATACGCGCCACCGCTGCCGGACTGGTCGCATCGGCCGCAAGGCCATAGACGGTCTCGGTTGGAACCGCGACCAGTCCCCCTTTTTCCAGCAACTGACAGGCCACCTCAAAGCCGCTTTCATCCGCAAGCGGTTCAAGGGCCTTGCCACTCCGGGCATCAATCGAAAAGGAATGCGGGTGCCACAGGGGCGTTTGGTCTGTCATTGCACTCGATGTCTTGCGCGCTGTCACGCAGCATAAGGGGCCGAAAAGTGAATGTCTTTTAAGAGACTTGGGCTTTCGGGTCCAGAGCTTCTTGCGAATGTGGCCGACCGGAGCATTGTTGATGGCTTCATGCGTGGATAAAGCCGTTCTGTAGAACAAAGGGCTGAGATGGTGCGACTTGACGTTTACGTCAATGACTTTCTACTGTGCCACGGATCGTTGCCGTCGCTTGAATGCCGCACAATACAAATCCTGAAGGCGGTCGATTGGTGATGGATGACTGCCCGTCGTGTTGATGATGGATGGGGAATGACAAAGGGAGTGCCGTATCGGGCTGATGAGCCGGATGTGTCACAAGGAGGAAACAAATGGCTTATCGCGCACCTGTTACGGACATGGCGTTCACGCTCAAACACGTGGCAGGGCTGTCCGAAATGATCGCGGAAGACTGCTATCCCGATTTGAGCGATGACCTGATCGATGCCATCCTCGAAGAAGCCGGGCGTTTCAACACCGAAGAAATCGCACCAAAGCTGGCCATGTCGGATCGGCATGGGTGTTCCCTCAAAGACGGTGTGGTCACGACCCCGCCGGGCTGGAAAAACCTCTATCATGATTGGGCCGAAGGTGGCTGGAACGCGCTCACAGGACCGGCGGACTTTGGCGGACAGGCACTGCCTCTTCAACTGGGAACAGCCACCGCGGACATGTGGAATCAGGGATCCATGGCCTTTGCCATCGGCCCGACGCTGACCACCGGTGCCGTCGAGGCCATTGAAAAACACGCGTCCTCCGAGCTCAAGGCCAAATACCTTGAAAAGCTTGTCACTGGCGAGTGGATGGGCACGATGAACCTGACTGAACCGGGAGCCGGGTCCGACCTGAACGGCATGCGAACCAAGGCCGAGCCGGTGGGGGACGGGTCCTATCGGATCTCCGGGCAGAAGATCTTTATCACCTATGGCGAGCACGAACTGACCGACAACATCATTCATCTGGTGCTTGCCCGTCTGCCCGATGCTCCGGCGGGCACACGCGGCATTTCCCTGTTTCTTGTTCCCAAATATCCGGTTTCTGATGACGGGAGCCTTGGCGAGCGAAATGATGTACGGGCGGTTGGTCTTGAACACAAGATGGGCATTCATGCCTCACCGACCTGCACCATGTCATTTGGCGACAATGGCGGCGCGATCGGCTGGCTGATCGGCGAGGAAAATCGCGGTCTCGCCTGCATGTTCACCATGATGAACAACGCCCGCCTCATGGTCGGAACCCAAGGGGTCGGTATCGCGGAACGCGCCTTTCAGATGGCGCGCGACTATGCCATGGATCGGCGGCAGGGCCAGTCGGTCGGTGCACCCAAAGGCGGCGAAATGGAGCCGATCATCGTCCATCCGGACGTGCGCCGGATGCTGATGACCATGGCGGCACAGACAGAGGCCATTCGGTCCATTTGCTACACCTGCGCCAACGCGTTGGACCGGGCCGCTCTAACTGACAGCGCAGGCGATGCTGAGGCTGCTAAAGTCTGGAGCGCTCGCGCGGGCATCTTGACACCGCTGGCCAAGAGCCTTTCGACAGATCTGGGCACCGAGGTCGCTTCGCTCGGCATACAGGTGCACGGCGGCATGGGGTTCATTGAGGAGACGGGCGCTGCGCAGCTTCTTCGCGACAGTCGCATTGCGTCCATCTACGAGGGAACCAACGGTATTCAGGCGATTGACCTCGTCACACGCAAGCTGCCGCTTTCAGAGGGTCTTGCGGTCAAGGAATTGATGGCCGAACTGGCAAGCTGGGCCTCGCTCGCCGAAACCGGCGAAGATAAGTCATTGGCCAAGGTGGGAGCGCTATTGGCAGAAAGCCTCGCTGATTTGCGTTTCACGACCGATTGGCTGCAGGCAGCATTGAAGGAAGGGCGCATGGAACAGGCCCTCGCTGGCGCGACGCCATACCAACGCCTTTTCGGCCTGACCCTTGGCGGTATTCTGCTTTTGAAAGGCGCCATGAAAGCTCGCGAGCTTGGCGACGTATCTGCCGATAGACGCCTTGCCATGGCGCATTTCTTTGCCACCAATCTGGCTACGGAAACGACCGCTTTGATGGACGTCGTGGTCAATGGAGCAAAAGCTGTACTGGACAGTGATGCCTTATTCAAGGTTGAATAGGCGGATATCTTCTTGCTGGAGAACGCCCATGTTCAATCGCTCACCTTCGTCATCTGACATCAAGGCCAAAGGAAAACGCAGCGAAACAATTGCCCGGTTCATGATCTTGTTTTCGATGGTGTGGTCAGCCCAGCCCGTTGCGGCATCCGAATTGTCCACTGAGACCGCCAAGCTCTATCAGGCAACCACGATCATCACCGGCGAGACCAATCTCTCCGAACGCGCCCGCGGCATTCGCGAATGCTTCGAACTGGTGCTTTCCAAGGTTTCGGGGCGGCAACACCTGATGGCATTACCCGCCTTGATGGCTGCCCGAAAAGCCGCCAGCGATTATGTCGACCACTTCACCTATCTTGACCGCAAAAAGGGCATTCAGATTTCCGACGAACAGGGGACACGAGATCGCTCTTTTCTCTTCACGGTGGCGTTTCGTCGGGATGATATTGATGCCTTGCTGGCAAGGGAAGGGGTTTCGCCTTGGCTCGCGGGGCGGCCCACCATTGGCATCGATCTGACCATAAACGACGGTATGGAAACCTATCGCCTGACCCAGACATCGAAACGTGGGTGGGGACAGCGGGCCGTGATTGAAAGCCTTGAAGGGCGCACCGCCGTTTCTCTTCACCTGCCGTCCAGCAATGAAGCCGCTTCAGGCGCAAAGCCAG encodes:
- a CDS encoding acyl-CoA dehydrogenase, whose translation is MAYRAPVTDMAFTLKHVAGLSEMIAEDCYPDLSDDLIDAILEEAGRFNTEEIAPKLAMSDRHGCSLKDGVVTTPPGWKNLYHDWAEGGWNALTGPADFGGQALPLQLGTATADMWNQGSMAFAIGPTLTTGAVEAIEKHASSELKAKYLEKLVTGEWMGTMNLTEPGAGSDLNGMRTKAEPVGDGSYRISGQKIFITYGEHELTDNIIHLVLARLPDAPAGTRGISLFLVPKYPVSDDGSLGERNDVRAVGLEHKMGIHASPTCTMSFGDNGGAIGWLIGEENRGLACMFTMMNNARLMVGTQGVGIAERAFQMARDYAMDRRQGQSVGAPKGGEMEPIIVHPDVRRMLMTMAAQTEAIRSICYTCANALDRAALTDSAGDAEAAKVWSARAGILTPLAKSLSTDLGTEVASLGIQVHGGMGFIEETGAAQLLRDSRIASIYEGTNGIQAIDLVTRKLPLSEGLAVKELMAELASWASLAETGEDKSLAKVGALLAESLADLRFTTDWLQAALKEGRMEQALAGATPYQRLFGLTLGGILLLKGAMKARELGDVSADRRLAMAHFFATNLATETTALMDVVVNGAKAVLDSDALFKVE
- the mscL gene encoding large conductance mechanosensitive channel protein MscL, with translation MIQEFKEFIAKGNVMDLAVGVIIGGAFGLIVKSLTADIIMPIVGMIFGGLDFSNYFIPLSNTVTATTLDAAKEQGAVFAYGNFFTVFINFLILAWIIFLMVRMVNRIRSEAEERTKKAQEEEKVEEPAAPPPADVALLTEIRDLLAKQSS
- a CDS encoding OmpA family protein; this encodes MSILKRWVVPGVVAVCAVTAITLFSETDKIEADLTKRAQAVLQDKGMDWANISFSGRDGTLTGIEPEKNEASWAIELLDAEWGVRTVSNETEELKTQSPYSWGLVRDDDQVSIIGYLPYRLTRTLPSEMEEKMPGVLVQTQVEAARGAPANIENVVQFTTDLLSSLDNAKAFLLDNTLTITGQLEDGNPADIAKFKAAQEKIAAADLEGISFDFQIPEPKAPEDMVKPVATTVNGLEITRSADGVRIMGLMPSQEIKDTVIDLANRKFGTSVVTEGLDVREGEKIANLGYDDYRRSSVAILQAVSRLEEGSASLTENGLDLTGGAFYGGALEDVMRGLQDALPASVALNTDLRVAAPGETVDAEQCQRLLRSSLETNTILFESGMAAISPDSFGLLDTLIYTARRCTDNRIQIEGHTDSDGDDAANQALSERRAGAVADYLVSAGITADRLEAKGFGEDQPVASNDTPEGKAKNRRIEFVILTQ
- a CDS encoding VOC family protein — encoded protein: MAETARTLGIDHLGLTVEDLMLSLSFFTDCLGWKQVGGNPDYPSAYISDGTSMITLWQAKTDSPTGFDRQTNIGLHHFALKMESEEALNALFEDVKNWPDVTVEFAPELSGKGPKIHCMVYEPGGNRLELSYVPR
- a CDS encoding DUF2066 domain-containing protein codes for the protein MFNRSPSSSDIKAKGKRSETIARFMILFSMVWSAQPVAASELSTETAKLYQATTIITGETNLSERARGIRECFELVLSKVSGRQHLMALPALMAARKAASDYVDHFTYLDRKKGIQISDEQGTRDRSFLFTVAFRRDDIDALLAREGVSPWLAGRPTIGIDLTINDGMETYRLTQTSKRGWGQRAVIESLEGRTAVSLHLPSSNEAASGAKPVMLTGRMDVTKQGYWSSSWALLRDGEPMPLMADNQKGLINWSVDIGTFDKVLADAVWASVEMLSAAPD
- a CDS encoding L-threonylcarbamoyladenylate synthase — its product is MTDQTPLWHPHSFSIDARSGKALEPLADESGFEVACQLLEKGGLVAVPTETVYGLAADATSPAAVARIFAAKDRPSFNPLISHLPSLEAAKAHGQFNEAALRLAKAFWPGPLTLVVPRAPASPIADLTSAGLETVALRVPDAPLMRALAYRLDKPLAAPSANRSGRVSPTTASHVAEELNGRVDLIADLGPCRVGVESSVVLCSGDHPVTLLRPGGIATEALEAALGAPLIKAGTDDQAPSSPGMLSSHYAPSVPVRLNATHINAGEALLAFGPDLPEGSAHAAVILNLSPAGDSFEAAQKLFAGLRTLDRDDVSGIAVAPIPNEGLGEAINDRLRRAAHR
- a CDS encoding bifunctional UDP-sugar hydrolase/5'-nucleotidase, which translates into the protein MTASHKDAASGLSRRGLLLGGAAIAATAGLSPFLTFRAEAKPSVGELALVPATPNPLGTIDKLFLLKGDPLASPIKAIVAEDGSAVPAAVLDEGERRVLRVLHFNDMHNHITDLHGKKGDTHRLAQMVKMVKEAKAGAAENESVLFVSAGDDHTGSVFDELMGWSPDEFIADASYRAYSAAGVDIAALGNHEFDRGAELLKKGKDVDAKFPLLSANVHSSAHMKRDEDYTAAAVADIKGLRVGLIGLTTNIDTRVGQPEDPTLAVERPIKAIKNVLPAVASISDVVVILSHCGYGIGKHTSGKAATEREIGDGDFAIAKIASKLTDKPIVIVGGHTHTELNTDGIDETNLMDGVLITQAKAHGAFLGDIAMSIAAGQGRKDWYSSVSLHGIKKSDVRVKSDDETYTSLQQAGDWDAKFKDGVVAPLLKVLEVKLAETIGMVEAGTLNKDATIASRYIGENALANFMNDAVVARSVTFPNGKVDFALFNATGLSAGVAKGPLTFKDWYDVMPYADAIHVATMTGAQIRDLLQNNVTRLLRPEEEEATDKSGFVSRGFLHFSSGIRYEIELGENAKSAKAVNITLNGQPIEDVLDMEFTMAINTYIALGAFGETWNGKPISGGVKGDIASMDLRALDYDHTGLVYRNEVIGYIRDQKTVTEANGASLDGRLAVLK